In Anopheles gambiae chromosome 2, idAnoGambNW_F1_1, whole genome shotgun sequence, a single window of DNA contains:
- the LOC1269688 gene encoding neurexin-4 isoform X2, translating to MLKSLGGMLPLGQTVWLLLITVSIISAEYYQKDSYSEYDCNEPLLEHAVLSATSQLRERGPENARLNGGYSWTAQQSDFDQQFIIDLGDVRNITRIETQGRPHSNEYLTEYSISYGFNGLDYIDYREPGGNTKLFKGNRDGDSVRMNSFEVPIIAQWVRINPTRWQNRISLRAELYGCRYESESIYFNGTGLVRYDLLRDPIAATRESIRFRFKTAHPNGVLLYSRGTQGDYFALQIKDNRMVLNVDLGAKIMTSLSVGSLLDDNIWHDVVISRNRRDIIFSVDRVIVQRRIKGEFDKLNLNREFYIGGVPNLQEGLVIQHNFTGCIENLHFNATNFIREMKDAFYDGEHLRYKMTHVTYNCPEPPINPVTFLTRGSHAKLKGYYSSKQFNVSFAFRTYEEKGLMLHHDFLQGSVQVFLEEGKVKVRLKEDNYEHNPGTILDNYEEQFNDGNWHHMMLTIKKNSLVLSIDDRPMETTKLPYGEHESNSTANSFRLIDITTGTLYYIGGGKTKDGFVGCMRSFAIDGNYRIPTDWKEEEYCCKGEILFDACHMVDRCNPNPCKHSGICKQNSMEFTCDCAGTGYAGAVCHTPMNALSCQAFKNVHDVKQRQRIEIDVDGSGPLAPFPVTCEFYSDGRVVTVLSHSSEHTTRVDGFAEPGSFEQNIIYEADLPQIEALLNRSTECWQTLTYACRSSRLFNSPSDPENFRPYAWWVSRHNQPMDYWAGALPGSRKCQCGVVGDCIDPTKWCNCDANSLDWQEDGGDIREKEYLPVRGLRFGDTGTPVDEKLGRYTLGPLRCSGDSLFNNEVTFRIADATIDLPPFDMGHSGDIYFEFKTTIENAVLLHARGPTDFIRLDIVGGTKLLFEYQAGTGTQKVYVEMSNKLNDDRWHSVSVERNRKEARLVVDGSTKAEVREPPGPVRALHLNSTLTIGARLDYRDGYVGCIRALLLNGEPVDLRSYAERGLYGVSVGCVGRCESSPCLNNGTCTERYDGFTCDCRWSSFKGPICADEIGVNMRSSSMIKYDFQGAFRSTLSERIRVGFTTTNPKGFLIGLFSNITQEYLTLMVSNSGHLKVVFDFGFERQELIYPVKHFGLGQYHDVRFSRKNSGSTVVLSVDNYEPQEYHFDIKGSADAQFNNVEYMYIGKNESMKDGFVGCISRVEFDDIYPLKFLFQENPPPNVRSLGTPLTEDFCGVEPVTHPPIEIETRPPPLIDEDKLRDAYGPDTAILGSVLAIILLLIILMAILIGRYMNRHKGEYLTQEDKGAEAALDPDEAVVQSTTGHQVTKRKEFFI from the exons GTGGCTACTCCTGGACCGCCCAGCAGTCCGACTTTGACCAGCAGTTCATTATCGATCTGGGCGATGTGCGCAACATCACGCGCATCGAAACGCAGGGCCGTCCGCACAGCAACGAGTATCTGACCGAGTACAGTATCAGCTACGGCTTCAACGGGCTCGACTACATCGACTACCGGGAGCCGGGTGGTAACACCAAG CTGTTTAAGGGCAATCGAGATGGCGATTCCGTGCGCATGAACTCGTTCGAGGTGCCCATCATCGCGCAGTGGGTGCGCATCAATCCAACGCGCTGGCAGAACCGAATCTCGCTGCGTGCGGAGCTGTACGGATGTCGTTATG AGTCCGAAAGCATCTACTTCAACGGCACGGGGTTGGTGCGGTACGATCTGTTGCGCGATCCGATCGCTGCAACGCGTGAATCCATCCGCTTCCGCTTTAAAACGGCCCACCCGAACGGTGTGCTGCTGTACTCGCGTGGAACGCAGGGCGATTACTTTGCGCTCCAGATCAAGGACAATCGGATGGTGTTGAATGTGGATCTGGGGGCGAAAATCATGACGTCCCTGTCCGTTGGCAGCCTGCTGGACGATAACATCTGGCACGATGTGGTGATTTCGCGCAATCGGCGTGATATCATCTTCAGCGTGGATCGTGTGATCGTACAGCGCCGCATTAAGGGCGAGTTTGATAAGCTTAATCTTAACCGGGAG TTCTACATCGGTGGTGTACCGAACCTTCAGGAAGGGCTCGTCATTCAGCACAACTTTACCGGGTGTATTGAAAATTTGCACTTTAACGCGACCAACTTCATTCGCGAAATGAAGGACGCCTTCTACGATGGGGAACATTTGCGGTACAAAATGACGCACGTCACGTACAACTGTCCCGAGCCGCCGATCAATCCGGTCACGTTTCTGACGCGCGGATCGCACGCCAAGCTGAAGGGTTACTACAGCTCGAAGCAGTTCAACGTCAGCTTCGCGTTCCGCACGTACGAGGAGAAGGGGCTGATGCTGCACCACGACTTCCTGCAGGGCTCGGTGCAGGTGTTCCTGGAGGAGGGCAAGGTGAAGGTGCGCCTAAAGGAGGACAACTACGAGCACAACCCGGGCACGATACTGGACAACTACGAGGAGCAGTTTAACGATGGCAACTGGCACCACATGATGCTGACGATCAAGAAGAACAGCTTGGTGCTGAGCATCGACGATCGACCGATGGAGACGACCAA gTTGCCTTATGGCGAACACGAATCAAACAGTACGGCTAACAGTTTCAG ACTGATTGACATTACGACCGGCACTCTCTACTACATCGGAGGTGGCAAAACGAAGGACGGCTTCGTTGGCTGTATGCGATCGTTTGCGATCGATGGCAACTACCGTATCCCGACCGACTGGAAGGAGGAAGAGTACTGCTGCAAGGGCGAGATCCTGTTCGACGCCTGCCACATGGTCGATCGGTGCAATCCGAACCCCTGCAAGCACAGCGGCATCTGCAAGCAAAACTCGATGGAGTTTACGTGCGATTGTGCGGGCACGGGGTACGCAGGGGCGGTCTGTCACACGCCCATGAACGCGCTGTCCTGTCAGGCGTTCAAGAACGTGCACGACGTGAAGCAGCGGCAGCGCATCGAGATCGACGTGGATGGTAGTGGACCGTTGGCACCGTTCCCGGTGACGTGTGAGTTCTACTCGGACGGGCGGGTGGTGACGGTGTTGAGCCACAGCTCGGAGCATACGACGCGGGTGGACGGGTTTGCGGAGCCGGGGTCGTTTGAGCAGAACATCATCTATGAGGCGGATTTGCCGCAGATTGAAGCGCTGCTGAACCGTTCGACGGAGTGTTGGCAAACGCTAACGTACGCGTGTCGCTCGTCGAGGCTGTTTAACTCTCCCTCCGATCCGGAGAACTTCCGACCGTACGCGTGGTGGGTGTCGCGGCACAACCAACCGATGGACTATTGGGCCGGCGCGCTGCCCGGCTCGCGCAAATGTCAGTGCGGTGTGGTGGGCGATTGCATTGACCCGACCAAGTGGTGCAACTGCGATGCGAACAGTCTCGACTGGCAGGAGGATGGTGGAGACATCCGGGAGAAGGAATATTTGCCGGTGCGAGGGTTACGGTTCGGTGACACCGGGACGCCGGTGGATGAGAAACTTGGTCGGTACACGCTCGGGCCGCTGCGGTGCTCTGGGGACAGTCTGTTCAACAACGAGGTAACGTTCCGCATTGCGGACGCCACGATCGATCTGCCCCCGTTCGATATGGGCCATTCGGGCGATATTTACTTCGAGTTTAAGACGACGATCGAAAATGCGGTGCTGCTGCACGCCCGCGGACCGACGGACTTCATCCGGCTGGACATTGTCGGCGGGACGAAGCTGCTGTTCGAGTATCAGGCCGGGACGGGCACGCAGAAGGTGTACGTGGAGATGAGCAACAAGCTGAACGACGATCGGTGGCATTCGGTGAGCGTGGAGCGCAACCGCAAGGAGGCACGGCTGGTGGTGGATGGTTCCACGAAGGCGGAAGTGCGGGAACCACCGGGACCGGTGCGTGCGTTGCATCTGAACTCGACGCTAACGATCGGTGCGAGGTTGGATTATCGTGATGGATACGTTGGATGCATCCGGGCGTTGCTGTTGAACGGTGAACCGGTCGATTTGCGATCGTACGCCGAGCGGGGCCTTTACGGTGTGTCGGTTGGGTGTGTTGGAAGGTGTGAATCGAGCCCGTGCCTGAACAATGGCACGTGTACGGAGCGGTACGATGGCTTTACGTGCGATTGCCGCTGGAGCTCCTTCAAGGGACCGATCTGTGCTGATG AAATCGGTGTAAACATGCGATCATCGTCCATGATCAAGTACGACTTCCAAGGTGCCTTCCGTTCGACACTGTCCGAGCGCATTCGTGTCGGctttaccaccaccaacccGAAGGGCTTCCTGATCGGCCTATTCTCCAACATCACGCAAGAGTACCTCACGCTCATGGTGTCCAACTCGGGCCATCTGAAGGTGGTGTTCGACTTTGGCTTCGAGCGGCAGGAGCTGATCTACCCCGTGAAACACTTTGGCCTTGGCCAGTACCACGATGTGCGCTTTTCGCGCAAAAACTCCGGCTCGACGGTCGTGCTGTCCGTGGACAATTACGAACCGCAGGAGTACCATTTCGACATTAAAGGCTCGGCCGACGCACAGTTCAACAATGTGGAGTATATGTATATTGGCAAAAACGAATCGATGAAGGACGGGTTTGTGGGTTGCATTTCGCGCGTCGAGTTTGACGATATCTATCCGCTGAAGTTCCTGTTCCAGGAGAATCCACCACCGAACGTCCGATCGCTCGGTACGCCACTGACGGAGGACTTTTGCGGTGTGGAACCGGTGACGCATCCACCGATCGAGATCGAAACACGACCGCCACCACTGATCGATGAGGATAAGCTGCGCGACGCTTACGGGCCCGATACTGCCATCCTTGGAA GTGTGCTAGCGATCATACTGCTGCTGATCATCCTGATGGCGATACTGATCGGTCGGTACATGAACCGGCACAAGGGCGAATATCTGACGCAGGAAGACAAGGGTGCGGAGGCGGCCCTCGACCCAGACGAGGCAGTGGTGCAGTCGACCACCGGCCACCAGGTGACCAAGCGGAAGGAATTCTTCATCTAA
- the LOC1269688 gene encoding neurexin-4 isoform X3 produces MLKSLGGMLPLGQTVWLLLITVSIISAEYYQKDSYSEYDCNEPLLEHAVLSATSQLRERGPENARLNGGYSWTAQQSDFDQQFIIDLGDVRNITRIETQGRPHSNEYLTEYSISYGFNGLDYIDYREPGGNTKLFKGNRDGDSVRMNSFEVPIIAQWVRINPTRWQNRISLRAELYGCRYESESIYFNGTGLVRYDLLRDPIAATRESIRFRFKTAHPNGVLLYSRGTQGDYFALQIKDNRMVLNVDLGAKIMTSLSVGSLLDDNIWHDVVISRNRRDIIFSVDRVIVQRRIKGEFDKLNLNREFYIGGVPNLQEGLVIQHNFTGCIENLHFNATNFIREMKDAFYDGEHLRYKMTHVTYNCPEPPINPVTFLTRGSHAKLKGYYSSKQFNVSFAFRTYEEKGLMLHHDFLQGSVQVFLEEGKVKVRLKEDNYEHNPGTILDNYEEQFNDGNWHHMMLTIKKNSLVLSIDDRPMETTKLIDITTGTLYYIGGGKTKDGFVGCMRSFAIDGNYRIPTDWKEEEYCCKGEILFDACHMVDRCNPNPCKHSGICKQNSMEFTCDCAGTGYAGAVCHTPMNALSCQAFKNVHDVKQRQRIEIDVDGSGPLAPFPVTCEFYSDGRVVTVLSHSSEHTTRVDGFAEPGSFEQNIIYEADLPQIEALLNRSTECWQTLTYACRSSRLFNSPSDPENFRPYAWWVSRHNQPMDYWAGALPGSRKCQCGVVGDCIDPTKWCNCDANSLDWQEDGGDIREKEYLPVRGLRFGDTGTPVDEKLGRYTLGPLRCSGDSLFNNEVTFRIADATIDLPPFDMGHSGDIYFEFKTTIENAVLLHARGPTDFIRLDIVGGTKLLFEYQAGTGTQKVYVEMSNKLNDDRWHSVSVERNRKEARLVVDGSTKAEVREPPGPVRALHLNSTLTIGARLDYRDGYVGCIRALLLNGEPVDLRSYAERGLYGVSVGCVGRCESSPCLNNGTCTERYDGFTCDCRWSSFKGPICADEIGVNMRSSSMIKYDFQGAFRSTLSERIRVGFTTTNPKGFLIGLFSNITQEYLTLMVSNSGHLKVVFDFGFERQELIYPVKHFGLGQYHDVRFSRKNSGSTVVLSVDNYEPQEYHFDIKGSADAQFNNVEYMYIGKNESMKDGFVGCISRVEFDDIYPLKFLFQENPPPNVRSLGTPLTEDFCGVEPVTHPPIEIETRPPPLIDEDKLRDAYGPDTAILGSVLAIILLLIILMAILIGRYMNRHKGEYLTQEDKGAEAALDPDEAVVQSTTGHQVTKRKEFFI; encoded by the exons GTGGCTACTCCTGGACCGCCCAGCAGTCCGACTTTGACCAGCAGTTCATTATCGATCTGGGCGATGTGCGCAACATCACGCGCATCGAAACGCAGGGCCGTCCGCACAGCAACGAGTATCTGACCGAGTACAGTATCAGCTACGGCTTCAACGGGCTCGACTACATCGACTACCGGGAGCCGGGTGGTAACACCAAG CTGTTTAAGGGCAATCGAGATGGCGATTCCGTGCGCATGAACTCGTTCGAGGTGCCCATCATCGCGCAGTGGGTGCGCATCAATCCAACGCGCTGGCAGAACCGAATCTCGCTGCGTGCGGAGCTGTACGGATGTCGTTATG AGTCCGAAAGCATCTACTTCAACGGCACGGGGTTGGTGCGGTACGATCTGTTGCGCGATCCGATCGCTGCAACGCGTGAATCCATCCGCTTCCGCTTTAAAACGGCCCACCCGAACGGTGTGCTGCTGTACTCGCGTGGAACGCAGGGCGATTACTTTGCGCTCCAGATCAAGGACAATCGGATGGTGTTGAATGTGGATCTGGGGGCGAAAATCATGACGTCCCTGTCCGTTGGCAGCCTGCTGGACGATAACATCTGGCACGATGTGGTGATTTCGCGCAATCGGCGTGATATCATCTTCAGCGTGGATCGTGTGATCGTACAGCGCCGCATTAAGGGCGAGTTTGATAAGCTTAATCTTAACCGGGAG TTCTACATCGGTGGTGTACCGAACCTTCAGGAAGGGCTCGTCATTCAGCACAACTTTACCGGGTGTATTGAAAATTTGCACTTTAACGCGACCAACTTCATTCGCGAAATGAAGGACGCCTTCTACGATGGGGAACATTTGCGGTACAAAATGACGCACGTCACGTACAACTGTCCCGAGCCGCCGATCAATCCGGTCACGTTTCTGACGCGCGGATCGCACGCCAAGCTGAAGGGTTACTACAGCTCGAAGCAGTTCAACGTCAGCTTCGCGTTCCGCACGTACGAGGAGAAGGGGCTGATGCTGCACCACGACTTCCTGCAGGGCTCGGTGCAGGTGTTCCTGGAGGAGGGCAAGGTGAAGGTGCGCCTAAAGGAGGACAACTACGAGCACAACCCGGGCACGATACTGGACAACTACGAGGAGCAGTTTAACGATGGCAACTGGCACCACATGATGCTGACGATCAAGAAGAACAGCTTGGTGCTGAGCATCGACGATCGACCGATGGAGACGACCAA ACTGATTGACATTACGACCGGCACTCTCTACTACATCGGAGGTGGCAAAACGAAGGACGGCTTCGTTGGCTGTATGCGATCGTTTGCGATCGATGGCAACTACCGTATCCCGACCGACTGGAAGGAGGAAGAGTACTGCTGCAAGGGCGAGATCCTGTTCGACGCCTGCCACATGGTCGATCGGTGCAATCCGAACCCCTGCAAGCACAGCGGCATCTGCAAGCAAAACTCGATGGAGTTTACGTGCGATTGTGCGGGCACGGGGTACGCAGGGGCGGTCTGTCACACGCCCATGAACGCGCTGTCCTGTCAGGCGTTCAAGAACGTGCACGACGTGAAGCAGCGGCAGCGCATCGAGATCGACGTGGATGGTAGTGGACCGTTGGCACCGTTCCCGGTGACGTGTGAGTTCTACTCGGACGGGCGGGTGGTGACGGTGTTGAGCCACAGCTCGGAGCATACGACGCGGGTGGACGGGTTTGCGGAGCCGGGGTCGTTTGAGCAGAACATCATCTATGAGGCGGATTTGCCGCAGATTGAAGCGCTGCTGAACCGTTCGACGGAGTGTTGGCAAACGCTAACGTACGCGTGTCGCTCGTCGAGGCTGTTTAACTCTCCCTCCGATCCGGAGAACTTCCGACCGTACGCGTGGTGGGTGTCGCGGCACAACCAACCGATGGACTATTGGGCCGGCGCGCTGCCCGGCTCGCGCAAATGTCAGTGCGGTGTGGTGGGCGATTGCATTGACCCGACCAAGTGGTGCAACTGCGATGCGAACAGTCTCGACTGGCAGGAGGATGGTGGAGACATCCGGGAGAAGGAATATTTGCCGGTGCGAGGGTTACGGTTCGGTGACACCGGGACGCCGGTGGATGAGAAACTTGGTCGGTACACGCTCGGGCCGCTGCGGTGCTCTGGGGACAGTCTGTTCAACAACGAGGTAACGTTCCGCATTGCGGACGCCACGATCGATCTGCCCCCGTTCGATATGGGCCATTCGGGCGATATTTACTTCGAGTTTAAGACGACGATCGAAAATGCGGTGCTGCTGCACGCCCGCGGACCGACGGACTTCATCCGGCTGGACATTGTCGGCGGGACGAAGCTGCTGTTCGAGTATCAGGCCGGGACGGGCACGCAGAAGGTGTACGTGGAGATGAGCAACAAGCTGAACGACGATCGGTGGCATTCGGTGAGCGTGGAGCGCAACCGCAAGGAGGCACGGCTGGTGGTGGATGGTTCCACGAAGGCGGAAGTGCGGGAACCACCGGGACCGGTGCGTGCGTTGCATCTGAACTCGACGCTAACGATCGGTGCGAGGTTGGATTATCGTGATGGATACGTTGGATGCATCCGGGCGTTGCTGTTGAACGGTGAACCGGTCGATTTGCGATCGTACGCCGAGCGGGGCCTTTACGGTGTGTCGGTTGGGTGTGTTGGAAGGTGTGAATCGAGCCCGTGCCTGAACAATGGCACGTGTACGGAGCGGTACGATGGCTTTACGTGCGATTGCCGCTGGAGCTCCTTCAAGGGACCGATCTGTGCTGATG AAATCGGTGTAAACATGCGATCATCGTCCATGATCAAGTACGACTTCCAAGGTGCCTTCCGTTCGACACTGTCCGAGCGCATTCGTGTCGGctttaccaccaccaacccGAAGGGCTTCCTGATCGGCCTATTCTCCAACATCACGCAAGAGTACCTCACGCTCATGGTGTCCAACTCGGGCCATCTGAAGGTGGTGTTCGACTTTGGCTTCGAGCGGCAGGAGCTGATCTACCCCGTGAAACACTTTGGCCTTGGCCAGTACCACGATGTGCGCTTTTCGCGCAAAAACTCCGGCTCGACGGTCGTGCTGTCCGTGGACAATTACGAACCGCAGGAGTACCATTTCGACATTAAAGGCTCGGCCGACGCACAGTTCAACAATGTGGAGTATATGTATATTGGCAAAAACGAATCGATGAAGGACGGGTTTGTGGGTTGCATTTCGCGCGTCGAGTTTGACGATATCTATCCGCTGAAGTTCCTGTTCCAGGAGAATCCACCACCGAACGTCCGATCGCTCGGTACGCCACTGACGGAGGACTTTTGCGGTGTGGAACCGGTGACGCATCCACCGATCGAGATCGAAACACGACCGCCACCACTGATCGATGAGGATAAGCTGCGCGACGCTTACGGGCCCGATACTGCCATCCTTGGAA GTGTGCTAGCGATCATACTGCTGCTGATCATCCTGATGGCGATACTGATCGGTCGGTACATGAACCGGCACAAGGGCGAATATCTGACGCAGGAAGACAAGGGTGCGGAGGCGGCCCTCGACCCAGACGAGGCAGTGGTGCAGTCGACCACCGGCCACCAGGTGACCAAGCGGAAGGAATTCTTCATCTAA
- the LOC1269688 gene encoding neurexin-4 isoform X1, producing the protein MLKSLGGMLPLGQTVWLLLITVSIISAEYYQKDSYSEYDCNEPLLEHAVLSATSQLRERGPENARLNGRSAWTPVENTYFHFLTIDMGERKMVRKIATAGRVTTSECVTEYIVQYSDDGELWKSVTDSSGEEQLFKGNRDGDSVRMNSFEVPIIAQWVRINPTRWQNRISLRAELYGCRYESESIYFNGTGLVRYDLLRDPIAATRESIRFRFKTAHPNGVLLYSRGTQGDYFALQIKDNRMVLNVDLGAKIMTSLSVGSLLDDNIWHDVVISRNRRDIIFSVDRVIVQRRIKGEFDKLNLNREFYIGGVPNLQEGLVIQHNFTGCIENLHFNATNFIREMKDAFYDGEHLRYKMTHVTYNCPEPPINPVTFLTRGSHAKLKGYYSSKQFNVSFAFRTYEEKGLMLHHDFLQGSVQVFLEEGKVKVRLKEDNYEHNPGTILDNYEEQFNDGNWHHMMLTIKKNSLVLSIDDRPMETTKLPYGEHESNSTANSFRLIDITTGTLYYIGGGKTKDGFVGCMRSFAIDGNYRIPTDWKEEEYCCKGEILFDACHMVDRCNPNPCKHSGICKQNSMEFTCDCAGTGYAGAVCHTPMNALSCQAFKNVHDVKQRQRIEIDVDGSGPLAPFPVTCEFYSDGRVVTVLSHSSEHTTRVDGFAEPGSFEQNIIYEADLPQIEALLNRSTECWQTLTYACRSSRLFNSPSDPENFRPYAWWVSRHNQPMDYWAGALPGSRKCQCGVVGDCIDPTKWCNCDANSLDWQEDGGDIREKEYLPVRGLRFGDTGTPVDEKLGRYTLGPLRCSGDSLFNNEVTFRIADATIDLPPFDMGHSGDIYFEFKTTIENAVLLHARGPTDFIRLDIVGGTKLLFEYQAGTGTQKVYVEMSNKLNDDRWHSVSVERNRKEARLVVDGSTKAEVREPPGPVRALHLNSTLTIGARLDYRDGYVGCIRALLLNGEPVDLRSYAERGLYGVSVGCVGRCESSPCLNNGTCTERYDGFTCDCRWSSFKGPICADEIGVNMRSSSMIKYDFQGAFRSTLSERIRVGFTTTNPKGFLIGLFSNITQEYLTLMVSNSGHLKVVFDFGFERQELIYPVKHFGLGQYHDVRFSRKNSGSTVVLSVDNYEPQEYHFDIKGSADAQFNNVEYMYIGKNESMKDGFVGCISRVEFDDIYPLKFLFQENPPPNVRSLGTPLTEDFCGVEPVTHPPIEIETRPPPLIDEDKLRDAYGPDTAILGSVLAIILLLIILMAILIGRYMNRHKGEYLTQEDKGAEAALDPDEAVVQSTTGHQVTKRKEFFI; encoded by the exons GTCGATCGGCATGGACACCGGTCGAGAATACGTACTTCCACTTCCTCACGATCGACATGGGCGAACGGAAGATGGTGCGCAAGATAGCGACGGCGGGCCGGGTGACGACGAGCGAATGCGTCACCGAGTACATCGTCCAGTACTCGGACGACGGGGAGCTGTGGAAATCCGTCACGGACAGTAGCGGAGAGGAGCAG CTGTTTAAGGGCAATCGAGATGGCGATTCCGTGCGCATGAACTCGTTCGAGGTGCCCATCATCGCGCAGTGGGTGCGCATCAATCCAACGCGCTGGCAGAACCGAATCTCGCTGCGTGCGGAGCTGTACGGATGTCGTTATG AGTCCGAAAGCATCTACTTCAACGGCACGGGGTTGGTGCGGTACGATCTGTTGCGCGATCCGATCGCTGCAACGCGTGAATCCATCCGCTTCCGCTTTAAAACGGCCCACCCGAACGGTGTGCTGCTGTACTCGCGTGGAACGCAGGGCGATTACTTTGCGCTCCAGATCAAGGACAATCGGATGGTGTTGAATGTGGATCTGGGGGCGAAAATCATGACGTCCCTGTCCGTTGGCAGCCTGCTGGACGATAACATCTGGCACGATGTGGTGATTTCGCGCAATCGGCGTGATATCATCTTCAGCGTGGATCGTGTGATCGTACAGCGCCGCATTAAGGGCGAGTTTGATAAGCTTAATCTTAACCGGGAG TTCTACATCGGTGGTGTACCGAACCTTCAGGAAGGGCTCGTCATTCAGCACAACTTTACCGGGTGTATTGAAAATTTGCACTTTAACGCGACCAACTTCATTCGCGAAATGAAGGACGCCTTCTACGATGGGGAACATTTGCGGTACAAAATGACGCACGTCACGTACAACTGTCCCGAGCCGCCGATCAATCCGGTCACGTTTCTGACGCGCGGATCGCACGCCAAGCTGAAGGGTTACTACAGCTCGAAGCAGTTCAACGTCAGCTTCGCGTTCCGCACGTACGAGGAGAAGGGGCTGATGCTGCACCACGACTTCCTGCAGGGCTCGGTGCAGGTGTTCCTGGAGGAGGGCAAGGTGAAGGTGCGCCTAAAGGAGGACAACTACGAGCACAACCCGGGCACGATACTGGACAACTACGAGGAGCAGTTTAACGATGGCAACTGGCACCACATGATGCTGACGATCAAGAAGAACAGCTTGGTGCTGAGCATCGACGATCGACCGATGGAGACGACCAA gTTGCCTTATGGCGAACACGAATCAAACAGTACGGCTAACAGTTTCAG ACTGATTGACATTACGACCGGCACTCTCTACTACATCGGAGGTGGCAAAACGAAGGACGGCTTCGTTGGCTGTATGCGATCGTTTGCGATCGATGGCAACTACCGTATCCCGACCGACTGGAAGGAGGAAGAGTACTGCTGCAAGGGCGAGATCCTGTTCGACGCCTGCCACATGGTCGATCGGTGCAATCCGAACCCCTGCAAGCACAGCGGCATCTGCAAGCAAAACTCGATGGAGTTTACGTGCGATTGTGCGGGCACGGGGTACGCAGGGGCGGTCTGTCACACGCCCATGAACGCGCTGTCCTGTCAGGCGTTCAAGAACGTGCACGACGTGAAGCAGCGGCAGCGCATCGAGATCGACGTGGATGGTAGTGGACCGTTGGCACCGTTCCCGGTGACGTGTGAGTTCTACTCGGACGGGCGGGTGGTGACGGTGTTGAGCCACAGCTCGGAGCATACGACGCGGGTGGACGGGTTTGCGGAGCCGGGGTCGTTTGAGCAGAACATCATCTATGAGGCGGATTTGCCGCAGATTGAAGCGCTGCTGAACCGTTCGACGGAGTGTTGGCAAACGCTAACGTACGCGTGTCGCTCGTCGAGGCTGTTTAACTCTCCCTCCGATCCGGAGAACTTCCGACCGTACGCGTGGTGGGTGTCGCGGCACAACCAACCGATGGACTATTGGGCCGGCGCGCTGCCCGGCTCGCGCAAATGTCAGTGCGGTGTGGTGGGCGATTGCATTGACCCGACCAAGTGGTGCAACTGCGATGCGAACAGTCTCGACTGGCAGGAGGATGGTGGAGACATCCGGGAGAAGGAATATTTGCCGGTGCGAGGGTTACGGTTCGGTGACACCGGGACGCCGGTGGATGAGAAACTTGGTCGGTACACGCTCGGGCCGCTGCGGTGCTCTGGGGACAGTCTGTTCAACAACGAGGTAACGTTCCGCATTGCGGACGCCACGATCGATCTGCCCCCGTTCGATATGGGCCATTCGGGCGATATTTACTTCGAGTTTAAGACGACGATCGAAAATGCGGTGCTGCTGCACGCCCGCGGACCGACGGACTTCATCCGGCTGGACATTGTCGGCGGGACGAAGCTGCTGTTCGAGTATCAGGCCGGGACGGGCACGCAGAAGGTGTACGTGGAGATGAGCAACAAGCTGAACGACGATCGGTGGCATTCGGTGAGCGTGGAGCGCAACCGCAAGGAGGCACGGCTGGTGGTGGATGGTTCCACGAAGGCGGAAGTGCGGGAACCACCGGGACCGGTGCGTGCGTTGCATCTGAACTCGACGCTAACGATCGGTGCGAGGTTGGATTATCGTGATGGATACGTTGGATGCATCCGGGCGTTGCTGTTGAACGGTGAACCGGTCGATTTGCGATCGTACGCCGAGCGGGGCCTTTACGGTGTGTCGGTTGGGTGTGTTGGAAGGTGTGAATCGAGCCCGTGCCTGAACAATGGCACGTGTACGGAGCGGTACGATGGCTTTACGTGCGATTGCCGCTGGAGCTCCTTCAAGGGACCGATCTGTGCTGATG AAATCGGTGTAAACATGCGATCATCGTCCATGATCAAGTACGACTTCCAAGGTGCCTTCCGTTCGACACTGTCCGAGCGCATTCGTGTCGGctttaccaccaccaacccGAAGGGCTTCCTGATCGGCCTATTCTCCAACATCACGCAAGAGTACCTCACGCTCATGGTGTCCAACTCGGGCCATCTGAAGGTGGTGTTCGACTTTGGCTTCGAGCGGCAGGAGCTGATCTACCCCGTGAAACACTTTGGCCTTGGCCAGTACCACGATGTGCGCTTTTCGCGCAAAAACTCCGGCTCGACGGTCGTGCTGTCCGTGGACAATTACGAACCGCAGGAGTACCATTTCGACATTAAAGGCTCGGCCGACGCACAGTTCAACAATGTGGAGTATATGTATATTGGCAAAAACGAATCGATGAAGGACGGGTTTGTGGGTTGCATTTCGCGCGTCGAGTTTGACGATATCTATCCGCTGAAGTTCCTGTTCCAGGAGAATCCACCACCGAACGTCCGATCGCTCGGTACGCCACTGACGGAGGACTTTTGCGGTGTGGAACCGGTGACGCATCCACCGATCGAGATCGAAACACGACCGCCACCACTGATCGATGAGGATAAGCTGCGCGACGCTTACGGGCCCGATACTGCCATCCTTGGAA GTGTGCTAGCGATCATACTGCTGCTGATCATCCTGATGGCGATACTGATCGGTCGGTACATGAACCGGCACAAGGGCGAATATCTGACGCAGGAAGACAAGGGTGCGGAGGCGGCCCTCGACCCAGACGAGGCAGTGGTGCAGTCGACCACCGGCCACCAGGTGACCAAGCGGAAGGAATTCTTCATCTAA